A window of the Bacillota bacterium genome harbors these coding sequences:
- the dusB gene encoding tRNA dihydrouridine synthase DusB, protein MRIGDLYIAEPVALAPMAGVTDLAYRRICRRFTQGLLFTEMINARALTEGNARSVRNALVGPIASPQAAQLIGSNPGIMASAARVVVEMGADVVDINMGCPVPKVVKKGEGAAMMKHLDLAQEIVAAVTGAVSVPVTAKIRSGWDETSINAPEMAALLADAGAAAIVVHARTREALYGGKADWSVIRRVRERISVPLIGNGDLRSPQDALAMVEATGCDGVMVGRAALGNPWILRQVCEALDGREITWPSPRERVGMALEHAEEIRHLKGDHIALLEMRKHAAWYTRGLPGAAKTRAEIHWAPDIETMKSILLERLEVT, encoded by the coding sequence GTGAGGATCGGCGATCTTTACATTGCGGAGCCAGTGGCACTGGCCCCGATGGCTGGTGTCACGGACCTGGCCTACAGGAGAATATGCCGGAGGTTCACTCAAGGGCTCCTATTCACTGAGATGATCAACGCGAGGGCGCTCACGGAGGGAAACGCCCGGAGTGTCAGGAACGCACTGGTGGGGCCCATTGCCTCCCCACAGGCTGCCCAGCTGATAGGCTCGAACCCGGGGATCATGGCAAGCGCCGCCCGGGTAGTTGTGGAGATGGGAGCTGATGTGGTAGACATCAATATGGGCTGCCCCGTTCCCAAAGTGGTCAAGAAGGGGGAGGGGGCTGCCATGATGAAGCACTTGGACCTAGCCCAAGAAATCGTGGCGGCTGTAACCGGGGCCGTCAGTGTCCCGGTAACCGCGAAGATCCGGTCAGGCTGGGACGAGACCAGCATCAACGCCCCAGAAATGGCAGCTCTTCTTGCAGATGCCGGGGCGGCGGCCATAGTAGTTCATGCCAGGACCAGGGAAGCGCTATACGGGGGAAAGGCCGATTGGAGCGTAATCCGAAGGGTCAGGGAGAGGATTTCCGTCCCCCTTATCGGCAACGGCGATCTTAGGAGCCCTCAGGATGCTCTCGCCATGGTGGAGGCGACAGGGTGCGACGGCGTCATGGTGGGCAGGGCGGCGCTGGGCAATCCCTGGATCCTCCGGCAGGTTTGTGAGGCACTGGATGGACGGGAGATCACCTGGCCATCCCCAAGGGAGAGAGTCGGGATGGCACTGGAACACGCGGAGGAGATTCGGCACCTGAAGGGAGATCACATTGCCCTTCTGGAGATGCGGAAGCACGCCGCATGGTACACCAGGGGGCTCCCAGGCGCTGCCAAGACCAGGGCCGAGATCCACTGGGCCCCTGACATCGAGACTATGAAGAGCATATTATTGGAACGGCTGGAGGTAACCTAA
- a CDS encoding MFS transporter, with protein MNSLFVSVVSLAHFSIEVADGGIPLVLPLIKERLGISHTLIATIMMVRIIGSSVFQPVFGVLVDLKPQSWLLPTSVLLTSAGVAALGYSPLYIAVLAAVFFGGLGAAAFHPAASKAVYLNSGIKKASGLALFMVCGNVGYALGPIVMSLLLIQGLQGTIYIMIPGIAATVVLLQSMKRPAVMGPEAPGTGRDLRLWVSEGLSKPVVLLTSFSVMRSLVHLGFITYIPFYYPYEMTSWALALYLVAGALGTLVGGTLADRHGPKRVTILSSLLAAPMSIAFAATSGVWSFIFLALSGMTLVATASVTILLCQDLMPKSIGLASGLMMGFVYGVAGIALVPFGYLADLISVHATLWSLSLTTIPTLILAYLAVSTGAPGEPTGSTVKDKPLITASPGVRTER; from the coding sequence TTGAACAGCCTGTTTGTGAGTGTGGTCAGCCTGGCACACTTCTCGATTGAGGTGGCCGATGGAGGTATCCCCCTTGTCCTTCCCCTGATCAAGGAGAGGCTCGGCATATCCCATACCCTCATAGCCACCATCATGATGGTCAGGATCATCGGCTCCTCAGTGTTCCAGCCGGTATTTGGCGTCCTGGTGGATCTGAAGCCCCAGAGTTGGCTCCTGCCCACCAGCGTCCTCCTGACCTCAGCCGGGGTGGCCGCCCTGGGCTACTCACCCCTCTACATTGCCGTCCTGGCCGCTGTGTTTTTCGGAGGCCTTGGTGCCGCTGCCTTTCACCCGGCTGCCTCCAAAGCAGTATACCTCAACAGTGGCATCAAGAAGGCCTCTGGATTGGCCCTGTTCATGGTCTGTGGGAACGTTGGATACGCCCTGGGCCCCATCGTCATGTCCCTTCTTCTTATCCAAGGGCTTCAGGGAACAATCTACATCATGATTCCAGGAATAGCGGCTACCGTGGTCTTACTCCAGTCCATGAAACGTCCGGCCGTTATGGGCCCGGAGGCCCCAGGGACTGGTAGGGATCTTCGCCTCTGGGTCTCCGAAGGGCTGTCCAAACCTGTAGTCCTGCTGACGTCATTCTCCGTCATGCGTTCCCTGGTACACCTTGGTTTTATAACCTACATCCCCTTTTACTATCCCTATGAGATGACCAGCTGGGCGCTGGCGCTTTACCTGGTGGCGGGGGCGCTAGGAACCCTAGTGGGTGGGACCCTCGCCGACCGCCATGGGCCGAAGAGAGTCACCATACTCTCCTCTTTGCTGGCGGCACCCATGAGCATTGCCTTCGCGGCTACCTCGGGGGTGTGGTCCTTCATCTTCCTGGCGCTGTCCGGCATGACCCTGGTGGCCACCGCCTCCGTGACCATCCTGCTCTGCCAGGACCTCATGCCCAAGAGCATTGGCTTGGCTTCAGGACTCATGATGGGCTTCGTTTACGGAGTAGCGGGCATTGCCTTGGTACCCTTCGGCTACCTCGCGGATCTCATCAGCGTGCATGCCACGCTCTGGAGTCTTTCCCTGACCACCATTCCTACCCTGATCCTGGCTTACCTGGCGGTATCTACAGGGGCTCCAGGGGAACCCACAGGGTCGACAGTTAAAGATAAGCCGCTGATCACTGCTTCTCCTGGAGTAAGGACGGAGAGATGA
- a CDS encoding biotin--[acetyl-CoA-carboxylase] ligase, translating into MERLDTTAIASRQGKALGTRVIYRRVLTSTMDLARHLAEQGEPEGTVVVADEQTQGRGRRGRSWWCPAEAGLLFSVILRPELEPSGFPWLTVAMALALAAAGQVLGVNSKTKWPNDVVCPNGKLAGVIGEASGSPAWVVLGAGINVNRPGLLHKGFPETIAFLSDHLGRPVDRATLLGLTLDGLEERCLALRGGPGTLMQEWILKSASYGQRVQVGTGDAAWEGIDEGLDRHGALLLRTEHGSLLRFPWGEVSLIRILP; encoded by the coding sequence ATGGAGAGATTGGACACCACTGCCATCGCTTCGAGGCAAGGCAAGGCCCTGGGGACCCGTGTAATCTACCGGAGGGTGTTAACCTCCACCATGGACCTGGCACGGCACTTGGCCGAACAGGGTGAACCCGAGGGTACTGTGGTGGTAGCAGATGAACAAACCCAGGGGAGGGGAAGGCGAGGGCGTTCCTGGTGGTGCCCGGCAGAAGCGGGACTCTTGTTTTCTGTCATCCTGCGCCCGGAACTGGAACCCTCGGGATTCCCATGGCTTACAGTGGCCATGGCGCTTGCCCTAGCCGCCGCCGGGCAAGTCCTAGGGGTGAACTCCAAGACCAAGTGGCCCAATGATGTGGTCTGCCCCAACGGCAAGCTGGCAGGAGTGATAGGTGAAGCCTCAGGGTCCCCTGCCTGGGTAGTCCTGGGGGCAGGTATCAACGTGAACAGACCTGGCTTATTGCACAAGGGTTTCCCTGAAACCATCGCCTTCCTGTCCGACCACCTGGGACGGCCCGTTGACCGGGCCACACTACTGGGCTTGACCTTGGACGGCCTGGAGGAGAGATGTCTCGCCCTGCGTGGTGGCCCCGGAACCCTGATGCAGGAATGGATACTCAAGAGCGCAAGTTATGGTCAAAGGGTCCAGGTTGGCACAGGGGATGCTGCGTGGGAAGGCATCGATGAGGGGCTTGACCGCCATGGGGCGCTGCTTCTCAGAACCGAGCACGGATCCCTGTTAAGGTTCCCCTGGGGCGAGGTGTCTCTAATAAGGATCCTGCCTTGA
- a CDS encoding bifunctional nuclease family protein — MLQLRVDRVAMEVGGEQGVVILKDIDGKRVLPIWIGMLEATSIAMEMEGIRPARPLTHDLIKSMLDTLKAEVCMVIIHDLKDSTFFGQVVLKSQGDTMEIDSRPSDAIALALRANAPIFVSEQVMNDAGLAANQDPTVH; from the coding sequence ATGCTTCAGCTGAGAGTTGACAGGGTTGCCATGGAGGTAGGAGGGGAGCAGGGAGTCGTTATCCTGAAGGACATCGACGGGAAACGAGTGTTGCCCATCTGGATCGGAATGCTGGAGGCAACTTCCATCGCTATGGAAATGGAAGGCATCAGGCCAGCCAGACCTCTAACCCATGACCTCATAAAGAGCATGTTGGACACATTGAAGGCCGAGGTGTGCATGGTAATAATCCACGATCTGAAAGACAGCACCTTCTTTGGGCAGGTCGTCCTGAAGTCTCAAGGGGACACCATGGAGATCGATTCAAGACCGAGCGATGCCATTGCCCTTGCGCTTCGCGCCAATGCTCCGATATTCGTATCGGAACAGGTTATGAACGATGCGGGTCTCGCGGCTAACCAGGACCCAACAGTACATTGA
- a CDS encoding helix-turn-helix domain-containing protein: protein MGRFFRIGDKLIDPSRIRDRVKEILALRGQGFSQQEVADRLGVDRSFISRLESMGEVRRGGSLALIAMPVANKDEIVAVAAKEGVELSVVMDNRERWAYVQDRSGAQLVNDIVRLIGQVRAYDTTVVIGSDERVRFIQALIDKDVIPWEIGKSPLSEDVYVDPERLRDLIREIKA, encoded by the coding sequence ATGGGTCGCTTTTTTCGCATAGGGGACAAGCTCATAGACCCGTCTCGGATCAGGGACCGTGTCAAGGAAATACTGGCCCTTAGAGGTCAGGGTTTCTCGCAGCAAGAGGTGGCGGACAGGCTGGGTGTGGACCGCAGTTTCATCTCCAGGCTTGAGTCAATGGGGGAGGTCAGGCGGGGAGGTTCGCTGGCCCTGATAGCCATGCCGGTGGCCAACAAGGACGAGATAGTGGCGGTGGCGGCCAAGGAGGGTGTGGAACTCTCCGTGGTGATGGACAACCGGGAGCGATGGGCCTACGTGCAGGACAGGAGCGGCGCCCAGCTGGTAAACGACATAGTCAGGCTTATCGGGCAGGTAAGGGCATATGACACGACGGTGGTCATAGGCTCAGACGAGAGAGTGCGGTTCATCCAAGCCCTCATTGACAAGGACGTCATACCATGGGAAATTGGCAAGTCACCTCTATCCGAGGACGTGTACGTGGATCCGGAACGCCTAAGGGACCTTATCCGGGAGATCAAGGCCTAG
- a CDS encoding quinate 5-dehydrogenase: MKRIVSVSLGSSKRDHLVQVDVLGERFQIERIGTDGDVKKAVRLIQELDGQVDAFGMGGIDLYIRAGDRVYTIRGALPLKRAAKKSPIVDGSGLKNTLERRVIHHVARNVFPLKGTRVLVTSSVDRSGMAEALVKEGARTVFADLIYVLNLPLPMTTLRQMYWVARVLAPVVVKLPFEWLYPTGEKQEKRSPKHVRYFHEAEVICGDFHFIKRYMPDDLPGKSMITNTVTPADLELLRDAGIKILVTTTPEMEGRSFGTNVMEALLISIAGKGPEDMTVEDYNTLLDRLNFEPRVVHL; this comes from the coding sequence CTGAAGAGGATAGTAAGCGTAAGCCTAGGTTCATCCAAGCGGGACCACCTGGTGCAAGTCGACGTCCTGGGTGAGAGGTTCCAGATCGAGAGGATCGGCACAGACGGGGACGTCAAGAAGGCAGTGCGCCTAATACAAGAACTGGATGGCCAGGTAGATGCCTTCGGCATGGGCGGTATCGACCTCTATATCAGGGCTGGAGATCGAGTCTACACCATTAGGGGAGCCCTTCCCTTGAAACGGGCGGCCAAAAAATCCCCGATTGTGGATGGCAGTGGTCTCAAGAACACCCTGGAACGCAGGGTAATCCATCATGTGGCCAGGAACGTCTTTCCCCTGAAGGGCACAAGGGTTCTCGTTACCAGCTCGGTGGACCGCTCAGGTATGGCCGAGGCCTTGGTTAAGGAGGGAGCCCGGACGGTGTTCGCCGACCTGATTTACGTTCTCAACCTGCCGCTTCCCATGACCACCCTGCGCCAGATGTACTGGGTGGCCCGTGTCTTGGCCCCAGTAGTGGTAAAACTCCCCTTTGAGTGGCTTTACCCCACCGGGGAGAAGCAGGAGAAGCGTTCCCCCAAGCACGTGCGTTACTTCCATGAAGCCGAGGTAATCTGTGGGGACTTCCACTTCATCAAGCGATACATGCCAGATGACCTCCCGGGCAAGAGCATGATAACCAATACTGTTACCCCTGCTGACCTCGAGCTCCTAAGAGACGCGGGCATCAAGATCCTTGTCACAACAACCCCTGAAATGGAAGGCAGGTCATTCGGGACAAACGTCATGGAGGCACTGCTGATATCGATTGCGGGAAAGGGACCTGAAGACATGACGGTCGAAGACTACAATACCTTGCTGGATCGCTTGAATTTCGAACCCAGGGTAGTCCACCTTTGA
- a CDS encoding DUF3786 domain-containing protein: MKRPEAMARAKGGLYNPGNGTLSLPYLGAVQHVHHPSGDMTTERHPPGGALSPEERVLLIQYLSWTGRDTSPASEWLAFNQLEGGESHWALVQHEAADPLGERFGHNIPGLYDALKPFKAREMGLGDASFIIEAYPKVYLGVVLWRGDEEFPPRASLLIDEAAPAHLTMASLFMLGLEVSRRLRT, encoded by the coding sequence ATGAAGAGGCCGGAAGCCATGGCCAGGGCTAAAGGCGGGCTCTACAACCCGGGGAACGGCACACTCTCCCTTCCCTATCTCGGGGCAGTGCAGCACGTTCACCATCCTAGCGGGGACATGACAACAGAAAGGCACCCCCCTGGTGGCGCTCTCTCGCCAGAGGAGCGAGTACTCCTCATACAGTACCTTTCCTGGACAGGCCGGGACACGTCGCCTGCCAGCGAGTGGCTGGCCTTCAACCAGCTGGAGGGTGGAGAATCCCACTGGGCCCTCGTCCAGCACGAGGCCGCTGACCCCCTGGGGGAAAGGTTCGGCCATAACATTCCCGGGCTTTATGATGCCTTGAAACCCTTCAAGGCCAGGGAAATGGGCCTGGGGGACGCATCCTTCATTATTGAGGCCTACCCCAAGGTGTACCTGGGAGTTGTGCTGTGGCGTGGAGATGAGGAGTTCCCCCCGAGAGCGTCCCTTCTCATTGACGAAGCCGCCCCAGCCCACTTGACAATGGCCTCACTGTTCATGTTGGGGCTCGAGGTATCGCGGAGACTCCGGACTTAG
- a CDS encoding shikimate dehydrogenase, which yields MGRFAFIIHPLNTKDMVRKYPVARYLPGWVIEAVGLRMKPLLVSHITGIRSPHAETEGWFLGLTLTSRQMVSLPADLVINKIINVARVGERLGVDVLGLGAFTSVVGDAGVTISKNLGVSVTTGNSYTVATALEGARKAAEFMGIDWDHAEIAVVGATGSIGKACSHILARQARKMTLIGKDLGRLDHLARQLVSSTGLTPRLSTDINRELPKADIILAVSSAVDSIIHPEHLKPGAVVCDVARPRDVSVRVATARDDVLVIEGGVVEVPGQVDFGFNFGFPPGHAMACMAETMLLALEGRHENFTLGKDLTVRQIEEISALARKHGFRLAGLRSFDRALDETELRRIRDRAARRKMIRGHASA from the coding sequence GTGGGTAGGTTCGCTTTCATAATCCACCCCCTGAACACAAAAGACATGGTAAGGAAGTATCCGGTCGCCAGGTACCTCCCGGGCTGGGTGATCGAGGCCGTTGGCCTCAGGATGAAGCCACTGCTGGTCTCGCATATTACCGGGATCCGTTCACCCCATGCCGAAACGGAGGGCTGGTTCCTGGGCCTGACTCTCACCTCCCGACAGATGGTGAGCCTTCCAGCGGACCTGGTGATTAACAAGATCATCAATGTGGCGCGAGTGGGAGAAAGACTGGGCGTGGACGTGCTAGGCCTGGGGGCCTTCACCTCCGTGGTAGGCGACGCTGGTGTTACGATATCCAAGAACCTGGGGGTTTCCGTGACAACAGGCAACAGCTATACTGTGGCCACTGCCCTGGAGGGAGCCAGGAAGGCTGCGGAATTCATGGGGATTGACTGGGATCATGCGGAGATTGCCGTGGTGGGAGCCACCGGCTCAATTGGCAAGGCTTGCTCTCACATACTGGCCCGGCAGGCCCGCAAGATGACCCTCATAGGCAAGGACCTCGGCAGGCTGGATCACCTGGCCCGCCAGCTAGTATCCAGCACCGGACTGACCCCCCGTCTATCAACGGACATCAACAGGGAATTGCCCAAGGCCGACATAATCCTGGCTGTCTCCAGTGCCGTCGACAGCATCATCCACCCGGAGCATCTCAAACCGGGGGCCGTCGTGTGCGACGTGGCAAGGCCCCGGGATGTGTCCGTACGGGTGGCAACCGCCAGGGACGATGTCCTTGTGATTGAGGGCGGCGTTGTGGAGGTCCCAGGCCAAGTGGACTTCGGGTTCAATTTCGGTTTCCCCCCGGGGCATGCGATGGCCTGCATGGCCGAGACCATGCTACTTGCCCTGGAGGGAAGGCACGAGAACTTCACCCTGGGGAAGGACCTTACGGTAAGGCAGATTGAGGAGATTAGTGCTCTCGCTAGGAAACACGGGTTCCGTCTGGCTGGGTTGAGGAGCTTCGACCGCGCCCTGGACGAAACGGAACTCCGGAGAATAAGGGATAGAGCGGCAAGGCGCAAGATGATTAGAGGCCATGCGAGTGCCTGA
- a CDS encoding cytochrome c biogenesis protein CcdA yields the protein MQSPPFYLAFIAGMGSIVSPCVLPLIPAYLVSVASQGGGRTRLAVNTMGFIFGFSLVFILMGLSATAVGGLLARHIEVLRKVGALIVILLGLHLAGLYRLAFLERTAQARTLPVLGRWQPLLLGIVFAFGWTPCVGPILASILIVASSSGDPVTGGLLLASYSAGFSLPFVLAAVFTDRVTRGLKSLGPYLPAISRVSGLGLVFLGILLYMDRL from the coding sequence ATGCAATCACCCCCTTTCTACTTGGCTTTCATTGCTGGGATGGGCTCCATCGTATCCCCGTGTGTACTGCCGCTTATCCCTGCCTACCTGGTGTCGGTGGCATCTCAAGGGGGGGGACGCACCAGGCTGGCAGTAAATACCATGGGGTTCATCTTTGGATTCAGCCTGGTGTTTATCCTCATGGGTCTATCAGCGACGGCTGTGGGTGGCCTCTTGGCTCGGCACATTGAGGTATTGCGCAAGGTGGGAGCACTCATCGTCATCTTGCTGGGTCTCCACCTGGCCGGACTCTACCGGCTGGCCTTTCTCGAGAGGACTGCCCAGGCAAGAACCCTCCCAGTGCTGGGCCGGTGGCAGCCGTTGCTGCTGGGCATCGTGTTCGCCTTTGGCTGGACACCCTGTGTGGGGCCTATCCTGGCCTCCATCCTGATAGTGGCGAGTTCCTCAGGGGATCCCGTCACGGGGGGGCTCCTGCTAGCCTCCTATTCCGCAGGGTTCTCCCTGCCCTTTGTACTGGCAGCTGTGTTTACCGACCGGGTGACAAGGGGTTTGAAGTCGTTGGGTCCCTATCTCCCTGCGATCTCCCGGGTATCTGGGCTGGGATTGGTTTTTCTGGGCATCCTCCTGTACATGGATAGACTCTAA
- a CDS encoding metal-dependent hydrolase: MNIRYLGHACFTLEDRGKTLIFDPYLDENPSSPVKSRDVKADYVLVSHAHFDHMGEAAAIAKASGGLAITTAEVAGELQKQGADTHALHIGGKHAFDFGYVRATPAFHGSGVPGGHACGFIVNFYGKRVYFPGDTGLFGDMRLLGELEPLDMALLPIGDNFTMGIDDAVVAVKLLRPKVAIPMHYNTWPLIEADPNLFKDKVEAETGTKVVILRPGESINL, encoded by the coding sequence GTGAACATCAGGTACCTCGGCCACGCCTGCTTCACCTTGGAGGACCGGGGCAAGACACTCATCTTTGACCCTTACTTGGACGAGAACCCATCCTCGCCAGTGAAGTCGAGAGATGTGAAGGCCGATTATGTGCTGGTAAGCCACGCTCACTTCGATCACATGGGAGAAGCGGCCGCAATCGCCAAGGCCTCGGGCGGCTTGGCCATTACCACCGCGGAGGTTGCAGGTGAGCTCCAGAAACAGGGAGCCGACACCCACGCGCTTCACATCGGCGGCAAGCACGCTTTTGATTTCGGCTATGTCAGGGCTACCCCGGCCTTCCATGGATCAGGCGTTCCCGGCGGCCACGCGTGTGGATTCATCGTTAATTTCTATGGTAAACGTGTTTATTTCCCGGGTGATACGGGTCTGTTCGGAGACATGAGGCTCCTGGGAGAACTGGAACCCTTAGATATGGCGCTGCTCCCTATCGGTGACAACTTCACCATGGGCATCGACGATGCGGTGGTGGCTGTCAAGTTGCTTCGTCCTAAGGTCGCCATACCCATGCACTACAATACCTGGCCTCTAATAGAGGCCGATCCCAACCTGTTCAAAGACAAGGTAGAAGCCGAGACTGGGACGAAAGTGGTGATACTAAGACCCGGGGAGTCAATAAACCTCTAG
- a CDS encoding type III pantothenate kinase has protein sequence MLIALDIGNTEIVAGVYEGSALRNHWRVSTERRKTADEYGILFLSLMDHGGLDPDLLDSAIIASVVPPLTQTLEDTCSRYLRVQPIVVGPGVKTGVSVKYENPKEVGADRIVNAVAAYDRYGAPAIVVDFGTATTYDAISRDGEYLGGAIAPGIGISLEALFQRAAKLPRIELVKPPSVVGRNTVSSMQSGIVFGFAGQVDEIVRRMREEIGGDAFVVATGGLAELIAPETRTIQKVDRLLTLWGLRVIHQRNRPD, from the coding sequence GTGCTTATTGCTCTGGACATCGGCAACACGGAAATAGTGGCAGGCGTATACGAGGGATCCGCCCTTAGGAACCACTGGAGGGTCTCAACAGAACGCCGGAAGACCGCCGATGAATACGGTATCCTCTTTCTCTCTCTAATGGATCATGGGGGCCTTGACCCAGACCTCCTAGACTCAGCCATAATCGCCTCGGTGGTGCCCCCCCTCACCCAGACACTGGAGGATACGTGCTCGCGGTACCTAAGGGTACAGCCTATCGTGGTTGGCCCGGGCGTCAAGACAGGTGTCTCAGTGAAGTACGAGAACCCCAAGGAGGTCGGGGCCGACCGCATAGTTAATGCGGTTGCTGCATATGACCGCTACGGGGCACCAGCAATCGTGGTGGACTTTGGAACCGCCACGACCTATGATGCCATATCCCGGGACGGAGAGTATCTCGGGGGTGCTATCGCTCCCGGCATAGGTATCTCCCTGGAGGCCTTGTTCCAGAGGGCTGCCAAGCTCCCCCGGATAGAGCTGGTAAAACCCCCTTCCGTGGTGGGACGCAACACCGTATCCAGCATGCAGTCGGGGATCGTGTTTGGCTTCGCAGGTCAAGTTGATGAGATAGTCAGGAGGATGCGGGAGGAGATTGGCGGTGATGCCTTCGTAGTTGCCACGGGCGGCCTAGCAGAGCTCATCGCCCCTGAAACCAGGACAATACAGAAGGTGGACCGGCTCCTTACCCTGTGGGGGCTCCGTGTCATACACCAGAGAAACCGGCCAGACTGA
- a CDS encoding TlpA disulfide reductase family protein yields the protein MKSIRILVVLVVVLLVATSCRGRQDSEAPLPSGDESAPDFTLPDLKGTETSLSQFRGKVVFINFWATWCGYCRDEMPDLDAFQKEYDGDVVVLAIALDDPSTVEAFVQEGGFSFRVLLDPQKATGKAYGVRYLPTTVVVDASGRIVEEVVGMMTRESMEAMLERALD from the coding sequence GTGAAGAGCATCAGGATCTTGGTTGTGCTTGTCGTAGTACTGCTGGTGGCAACCAGTTGCCGCGGGAGGCAGGATAGCGAAGCACCACTCCCTTCAGGCGATGAGTCAGCACCGGATTTTACCCTGCCTGACCTCAAGGGCACTGAGACTAGCCTCTCCCAGTTCAGGGGCAAGGTAGTCTTCATCAACTTCTGGGCGACATGGTGCGGTTATTGCAGGGACGAGATGCCGGACCTTGACGCATTTCAGAAGGAATACGATGGCGACGTGGTGGTCTTAGCCATCGCCCTGGACGACCCCTCAACCGTGGAGGCATTTGTGCAGGAGGGTGGCTTTTCCTTTCGTGTGCTTCTTGACCCTCAGAAGGCTACCGGGAAGGCGTACGGGGTGAGATATCTTCCCACCACAGTAGTTGTGGATGCGTCCGGGCGCATCGTTGAAGAGGTCGTCGGAATGATGACCAGGGAGTCCATGGAGGCCATGCTGGAGAGAGCCCTAGACTAA
- a CDS encoding polysaccharide deacetylase family protein translates to MKVTWKVFTVRATPALACVFLMAFFLGVSTPVAVPASSGAGPVLMGNPALPRVALMFNVDWGEEYIPDILQVLEDGRARATFFVTGTWAKKHPDLLRRIAEAGHEVGNHGYSHAHPAELDRKGIERLIIDNEALLRDVLACEPARIYAPPYGEYTEESLQATEDLGYRTILWTVDTVDWRRPPPSVVRKRASKASSGSLLLMHPTEPTKLALPGILADMKERGLDPVTVTQILDKEP, encoded by the coding sequence GTGAAGGTGACTTGGAAGGTGTTTACCGTAAGGGCGACGCCCGCGCTGGCCTGCGTCTTCCTCATGGCTTTTTTCCTTGGCGTATCCACTCCTGTGGCTGTCCCCGCGTCTTCGGGTGCGGGGCCGGTCCTAATGGGTAACCCAGCGCTGCCCAGGGTTGCCCTCATGTTCAATGTGGACTGGGGTGAAGAGTACATCCCGGACATCCTTCAGGTCTTAGAGGACGGGCGGGCCAGAGCCACCTTCTTTGTGACAGGAACCTGGGCCAAGAAGCATCCCGACCTGCTGCGGCGTATAGCCGAAGCCGGCCATGAAGTGGGAAACCACGGGTACTCTCACGCGCACCCAGCCGAGCTGGACCGCAAGGGCATTGAGAGGCTCATCATAGACAATGAGGCTCTTCTCAGGGATGTGCTTGCCTGTGAGCCCGCCAGGATCTACGCCCCGCCCTACGGGGAGTACACGGAGGAAAGCCTCCAGGCTACCGAGGACTTGGGCTACAGGACCATACTGTGGACGGTTGATACGGTGGACTGGAGAAGGCCACCACCTTCTGTAGTGCGCAAGCGGGCTTCCAAGGCCTCAAGTGGTTCCCTCTTACTCATGCACCCCACCGAACCCACCAAGCTGGCACTGCCGGGCATCCTAGCGGATATGAAAGAGCGCGGGCTGGATCCAGTCACCGTGACACAAATCCTCGACAAGGAACCTTAG